CTTGTAATTCATATAAGTAATTTAGAATCTGCTAACATTAGTTATGGTACAATGTCTAGAAATTCTTTATTCTTCCAATAAGCATTCGTCTTACCGAGGACTGCCGAGttactcgatatttttttgaaaactcaacagtgaaattagtaaaaaatgaaaaaaaaaaaaaaaaaacaacacaacaatagtttgaaaataaaaagaggttaaaaacttacctactcagtaatttgaaaaattgttttcattaatAACTATCCCGTATAAGAAGGCTGAAAAGTAAGCATTAGGCAGGTAGATACGTTCATCGAACACAGTAGACGGAGAATAATACGTACGGTACGTTGTTGGTATAACGTTTAACACGGgtatttctgatgaaaaagcaaaaattaaatCGCATTATTTGAATCAACCTACGCACGCatgttttattaaattattttagcAGAACAATAAACATGTACTATTAACTAGTTTTTTGTTGAAGATAAGAAGTGGACATtggttaggtataggtacctgtacctatatattttttagaattagatATAGCCTGGCATAGGTGTAAGTTTTTAGTAGTTTATACATATATTGTAACTTCAGCAATTTCATCACATGGATTTTTGTCAGCTTAACGAGAAGATATACGAATAACTTCTTTTCTCACGTCACCGAATAATCCAAAATTGTTCTAATAATTGTGGCTCGATGCATTGGATCTCaaaatttatgttggtaaaaaaTATCGAAGTCGATTGATAATTTCGTTCTTGAAAGTTATGTAGAAAAAATGGTCAAGTTGCAGGATAACGTATGGCAATAAGAGTACAAACATTCGTTATGAATTTTAACTTTACTGGATATCAAatctataaaaatatttaacCCTATTTGTATTGGAATTGGAAGTGCAAAATATATACTTatctttaataataataattgtacaTACTATACCTACAATAACCTATAGTATACTTATGTTAAAACAGTATCACTTTTATTTAACAACATTCTCGGATTGAGTATTTTTATGCTGAATACATGGGAAATGAGCAACATCATCCGGTCTTCGCATTCCCACAACTACTGGAATTCCTcttatttcgtcaaaaataccCCATAATTCGGGTTGCCGCCCTCTTTCCTTTTCTCTGTCAGCATAATCACAGAGTGATTGAGACGAGCAAGCGTGATATAACTTATTTAAATTCGGCGACAGACTACCGCGCGTACGCATAGCAATGTAACATATGACACCTCCACCTGTATCACCATTATAAAACACATCGTCTACATATCCTTTCAATACATAATCGTGATTAGGTCCACAAGTAGGAGTAGGTCTTTTGGTGGTAGTCGTTGGTGcagatgttgttgttgttgatgatgATACTGTTGCGATGATTTGAGGTagtaagatgaaaaataatggtACAAACATATGCTGCATGACCTTCATCACTGTTGAAGGTCGATAAGGTATCTTTGCCttttttcgcaaaatctgtATATTCGATGGCAATTCTGAAACAGAAATCATTTACCTATTGATATCATTTATTTGGCATCAAAATGCGAAAGTTAGTATTTTATAAGACAAAACAATCTCACGATCAGtcaatttattttagaaatttcttgttatacctacctaaaattacaaaaagaaattaaatacctatctaGTTAACAGTTcactcttacaaaaaaaaattgagcagcTCATATCCACGAGTAtagcttatttatttttttagttcacGTACCTAATGAGTTTTGCAGTCTTATCGTTGTGGACAGACAGTAGGGATTAGGGCGTGAATTTCAACAGTAATTCGCAATATATTAGAACAAAATAGTTAGTCCCTAACTATGAACTTGAACACATTAAAAagggtaggtatacctaagcTTTCTTACATTCTTACTAGAAATCAGTATTTCTGAACCTTTGGATTGTGATTGGAATTTACCAGATCTAATATTTctctcaaataatttttaacaacgaggtaaaaactttgaaaactttaatCTTCTAGGTAGGATCATAATTTCGTTTCTTCTaataataaagtaaaaatacCATCACTAGGAAATTCTAGTAGGCACCTACTTATCTGTAAGTATGAAATTATTACCTGCTGAAGACTACAGTTCCACTTTTTGTATCCAAAAGTTATCAAGTAAATTCTCaaacaaaatacatacctactcaaGAATCTAGGTAGCTACAAGTACAGTAATTATAcctaaacatttaaaaataaagggAGGTTAAAAACTTACTCGGTGAAGTGAAAATGGATTTCATTGATTACCATACGAGAATGTGAGAACAAGGTGTGTAGAGGAACAATAATCAATCACAATTTATAACTTACCACTGCTGCCtcgtgaaaaaataaagtacataggtacttatacttaattAGAATCAGTCTGCGCGTGCATGTTTTATTGACTAAAAGAACTTCATTTGCGATGAATTAGCACTATTGAAGATAAGAAATGGACATTGatcgtaattatttttaaaatacttgttGCTGGGTATAaatataattaggtacctaacctacgtcAAATATTATGGTATAaagaacgttttttttcttgttggtTTTGGTTTAACGAGGAGTCTTACGAGTTAACTATTTTCCCCCTAAAATCACTGAACAATTCTAATTGTACCGGGTCATTCCGTGCCAAATCGGCGGGTTTTTGCACGAGgaggtcttcgatttttttcaaaatcaaaggtCATCTAACGATGACgcatgacgcaaaccggacattttttccgattttttttgacggagctgtggtgtttcaaagttctttaaaatgactgaaaaatggaaaatttcagtgttgccactttcaaaaaccggaaaaatcgatttaaaaacttatattttaaatataaccatgatctcgatgagtaaaaattctgaaaaattctcagtttttgtcctttttatgtatgtagaatgtcatatcaaaaaaatagactggtatttttttttttattttcgagaaaaaaaaattaaaagtttttggtaggtacacttgaatgcaaaaataccatcagaaatctaagaaatgaaaatgttgtgGAGTCCGGGGGTGACTTCTACTTTGAGAAAGAAGAGTCTTTGACCAAAACCACATGGGTGAATACAGGAGACCTATATTCTAGCTCTGACTAACGAGATCAGAAAGAAATTGTATCGCGATGCGactcgaaataaataaataaatcaccgGAGGTGCGCACTTGCATTAAATTGTATTTAACGAGTAAAGTACAATTATAATGCTAAAACAAAGAGACAATAAATGTACATGGCACAAGGCCTAAAACGATTTCCCTAGCACAAGATAAATATTAACTATACGCGAGTACGGCTATACTTAAACTGTTGGCTCTGCCCATGTTACAATGTCGGAAGTGGTCCTTGGACCAAGTCCAATAGATGTCTCTGCCTTATGGAACTTTCCACGGAACTTTCCATTGGCAGTGATACCACTTCCTCCGGAGCACAacttccctttaggtggaagctgcgggcgcatcccctccCGGTACAATGTTTGCACTTTtagatattttaccaatatgTAGATggacatgtgaaaaaatctcttCTCCCTCCTGTATTTGTCAATGTATTTGTCAATGAATTGACGAGAAAGCCCATATTGACGAGATTACTTTTAGTGCAattggtgaaatatttaaaaagtgctAAAATATTCATGTTTTAGGTTTCTGCTTTTGTTTAAGACGactgcgaaaatttttcaatatatttcactcttaaaattatagcacgaaaaatggcatttctcgtcgattcgttgaaaaattggagggggaGTTTTTTCTCTCATGTTCgcctacacattggtaaaatatctcaaaagtgcaaaaattttcaatttttaggtttctgatggtatttttgcactTAAAAGTGTAAAACTTTCaatgtttttctcgaaaatgaaaaaaattgccagtctaattttttgatatgaaattctacataaaatttgcaactgaaatgttccattttcggtcattttggagaactttgaagccccacagctccaccaaaaaaatcgaaaaaatgtcaggtttgcgtcattcgtaaTCTTTTATGACCTCTACATATgacctgtttttgaaaaaaatcagacccCTCGTgtaaaaatccgccgatttggcatggaatggtACTactaatgttgaaatttgaagaagcTACAGGctctaaaatttttcagtggGCTACTAATAGCTGTGCTCTcttagctccttcaattttgaagatgaatcATTTCATTCTTGAAAGTTACGTCGAAAAAATGGCCAAGTGTAGATAGCATTTCGCAATAAGAATACAAACAACAGAGTTTAAAAagcaattttgttttgaattttaactgACCAGGTATTTATAAagttataaaaatatatttcactCTAAGTATACCaattttgtattgaaattaaaaacacagaatgtatgtacctacttatctctAATAACAGTTGCAATAAAGTATTATGTACGTGAGCGTATGGCTTTCAAAACTACATATGAAttgattatgtaggtacttacaggCTACATGAGTCTTCGGATTAAAAATTGGCCTACATggatgtattttttcacaaaaacaatACCCATCTACATGATTGTGTTGAAATGGCTCACTTTTATGAAACAACAAACATAGGTtgagtatttttatcaattaagtataggtattagggtggtccttattttcacattttcaaatttttttgattcctccccccaaagttgttcccttatatgagaaaataaatccctgaaaattttagtcggatcggataatattaacccgtgccgcagagcatctgaaattttagaactgatAGAGCGCGTAGACGTTGTATTTTCCACGAGAGCTGCGCGGCGTTGTTAATGTTTTCCCCGACACGCATATTCCATAGTCCTGTATTCGGCTggatgcagtaaaaaaaaaattttccacaaaaaggtCTTCTTTGGCACCTAAATAAAGATTCTGAAGTATAATCGGTatcggaaaatattttgaggtgattgaggaataatttctaaaaaatgctcaaaatcaacatgggaaaattccaacaatttttgattttgaaaatgtaataccAAAAAAGGATATCAAACTATGTCAAAATAAACCCCAAACCAGTGATACCAATAATttcgtttatttaaaaaaaaaaataatataaaaattgaaatactttcccaggtatattaaaaaaattgattttttaaacaatatttctttgttaaaatttaatttaaaaattataaacttgGGTATTATTATTAAActttaattgtttttaaaaaagataatCAACCGTAGTTTTTAGGATTGCTCCTTGATAGCTCACAGGGGTGATACTTGTCGAAATCATTCCAAAAGGCTATGtcctttttacattttttataatgaacaaaatattaTTGGGACTATGTAAGTAATAGCTGTAAGAGGTGAGCAATCCAAAATTGGTAACACCagtttgggatttattttgacaTCGTTTGGTatcctttttttggaattacattatcaaaatcaaaaattgttggaattttttcatgtcaattttgagcattttttagaaattgttcctcaatcacctcaaaatattttccgatGCTGATTATACTCCAGAATCTTTATTTAGGTGCCAAAGAAGacctttttgtggaaaaaaattttttttactgcatccAGCCGAATACAGGACTATGGAATATGCGTGTCGGGGAAAACATTAACAACGCCGCGCAGCTCTCGTGGAAAATACAACGTCTACGCGCTCTatcagttctaaaatttcagatgctctgcggcacgggttaatattatccgatccgactaaaattttcagggatttattttctcatataagggaacaactttggggggaggaatcaaaaaaattgcaaaacaaatTTTCGACCATgtaaataaggaccaccctaataggtatacatataaacCCGTAAAGTGGAtccctcctcccaaaaaaaacaaaatccatggattttgaccaaattcagcaaacaCCTTGATGAATTTGGAAGATCCgctgactatttttttttgcgatccacccTAATAACAGGCATCAAGTGATCAgctatgtacaaaaaaaatgtatccaacGTTGTCATTAAGCTggcatattatttttcaatcactgGAATTGAATACATGGGAAATGAACATTATCACTTGGCCATTGCATTCCAACAACTACTGGAATTCCtcttaatttgtcaaaaatacccCATAATTCAAGAAACGACCCTTTTCCCCCTCCATTGACAGCAAAATCACAGAGTGAATGAGATAAACTGGCATGATATAACATATTTAGATTTGGCGACAAACTATTGGATACATCCAGAGCAATGTAGCATATGACACCTTCACTAGTATCACCTGTGAAAAACACATCTCCTACATATCCTTTCAATGCATAATCGTGATTAGGTCCACAAGAGGGTCTTTTGGTGGTAGTCGTTGGTGTAGCTGATGTTGATGGTGGTTCAGTTGTTGACGCTGCCGTTGGGCTCCATGTTGGCCCCGATGGAGTCGATGGTGTTTCAGGAGTCGATGGTGGTTTAGTTGTCGTTGGCCCCGAAGGAGTCGATGGTGTTTCAGGAGTCGATGGTGGTTTAGTTGTTGACACTGCCGTTGGGCTCCACGTTGGCCCCGATGGAGTCGTTGGTGTTTCAGGAGTCGTTCTTGGGCGCCATGTTGATGTCCATGGAGTCGATGGTGTTTCAGTAGTCGTTCTTGGGCGCCATGTTGATGTCCATGGAGTCGATGATGTTTCAGTAGTCGTTCTTGGGCGCCATGTTGGTATCCATGGAGTTGATGGTGTTTCAGTAGTTGTTCTTGGGTGCCATGTTGGTGTCCATTGAGTCGATAGTGTTTCAGGAGTCATTCTTGGGCGCCATGTTGGTGTCCATGAAGTCGATGATGCTTCAGTATTCCTCCTTAAGCGCCATTTTGATCTCCATGGAGTCCGTGGGTTTTCAGTTGTTGTATCGCGCCACATTGATGCCCATGGATTTGATGGTGTATTTGACGTCACTGAGCTCCTTACATCTTGGGGCACTTCAATTGTAACTATGTGTCCAATGATGATTCGAGGTAGTAAGACAAATAATGATACAAACATATGCAGAATGACCTTCATCACTGCTGAATATCATTTGTTATCTAAATTTGAGattgataataataattatcttTGTCTTTTTTCGTAAAATCTGTATTTAATCGCAATTCTGAAACAGACATAATTTATTGATATCATTTATGAGAAATCAAATAGGAATAAAATACCTCGTAGTTAACAGTTATACTTTGTGAACAAAATTGAGCTGTTTATTATATACGAGCAAACTATTTCACATCTACGAAATTATTctttatttaggtattttattgTTTAGTTTGtgtatgtgtacctacctatatagtgAGTTTCGCCATCTTATCATTATATGTAGATAGACACCTTAGGCATTAGCTCGCGAATTTCAACAGTGGTTCACAACATTATTAGACCAAAATAGTTAGTCTCAAACTATGAACAAAGTACgcgtaaataggtacctaaagctTGCTTACATTTTTACCAGTACTCAGTAGGTACTTTCTGaacatttgaattcattttgcGTCTTACAAGATCCAATATTTGTCTGAAATAATTCGGACGAGgtaaaaacttttaaagcttAACCTTAAGCAGGTTCATAATTTCGCATTTTCTAACATTAGTATAAAGATACTTTCACTAAGAACTTCCAGCTCATGAATCACTTACTGAAGACTACTGTGCcacaccttttttttcttcaaaatttactcgtaataatcaagaaaattcttaaacaagtacatacctactcaaGTATCTAGGTAACTAcagtaataaaattataaacatttaaaaatacaagGATTGAGGTTAAGAACTTACTCAgtgaactgaaaatttgatttcgttgATAATCACCAGAGAATATGAGAATAAGGTGTGTAGAGGTACAATAATCAATCACAATTCATAGCTTATCACTGTCGCCTCGTGAAAAAATATAGTGCATTATTAGAATCAGTCTGCGCACGCATGTTTTATTGAATAAAAGAACATAGGTATCTACGTAATGAATTAGCACTATTGATATAAGAAATGGACATTGGTCATATTTATTAAATGCCTGTTGCTCGATGTAAATGgactaggtacctacgtcaATTTTATCATAGAGAATGTGTTTTGTTTTCTTGTCCGTTTAACTAGAAGTCTTACGAGTTACGTTTCCCTTAAAATCGCTCAACAATTCCAAACTTATACCAACTACATAATAGGTAAGCTAATTTCAGATTCATTGCATTggatctcattttaaaaaaaattaaataataaagaacatttcgtttcaaaattgagtacttTGGCTGCACAAAAATGAAGAGGTTTTGGAAGTATGtattgtaaattaaaatgaaaaactgactCCGGTAAAATTGTTTACATACGAGACTTAGTTGTAGTTGCGTTTACGTAACCTGTTAATTATTACGCTGATTATGCTGGTCTTTTTCGTATCATCAAGCGAACAGCTTTTCTGCTGattcaagaaaaatttatcattatgaTTACATTATCGCTGTTCATTATTTATAAACTCGTATTGTAATTGAAACTCATCTTCATTAATAGGTAGATATAAGTAGAAAAATGACATTCGTGTTACTGTGAGCTATCGTGGAGTGGAATCAGcttttcaaaaaccatttccaaaaatagatATGTTTGTAAGTTGAATTTCTTTAAAATCTAGTACTTTCTTAGACGtctattcattcattcatccGTCCATTAAAACAATACCCTCTGaattagtaaaatttcaaacattgaaaatcgGATGCAATCTTCAAAACAAAATAAGAATCGCTCTCAGTCTGTATGTGAATTCGTAATCTAGACTCCCTGCATCACGT
The sequence above is a segment of the Planococcus citri chromosome 3, ihPlaCitr1.1, whole genome shotgun sequence genome. Coding sequences within it:
- the LOC135841713 gene encoding uncharacterized protein LOC135841713; its protein translation is MKSIFTSPKLPSNIQILRKKAKIPYRPSTVMKVMQHMFVPLFFILLPQIIATVSSSTTTTSAPTTTTKRPTPTCGPNHDYVLKGYVDDVFYNGDTGGGVICYIAMRTRGSLSPNLNKLYHACSSQSLCDYADREKERGRQPELWGIFDEIRGIPVVVGMRRPDDVAHFPCIQHKNTQSENVVK